The Elephas maximus indicus isolate mEleMax1 chromosome 11, mEleMax1 primary haplotype, whole genome shotgun sequence genome contains the following window.
GGCAACCAGGTGGGAGTGGAGACCCTCCAATATCGCATAGTAAAGCCAGATGTGTGTCTGCTAACAGAGGTACAGAAGGTAAGAGAGCATGGTGGCTGAAAACACCAGCCTTAGAGTCGGGAGACTAGGGTTTGAGCTACACGCTGCcgcttcctggctgtgtgacctcagacaagCCACTATGcaatctgggcctcagtttcttcatttgtaaaattgggGTCCCAATAGAACACCTTTCAAGGAGCTGTTGTGTTAAATAGGCAAATActataaaacacttaaaatagtGACTGGCATCTGGTACAGCAATAAGcccctcctccccccgccccgccaaaGAAAATCCAGTTGCCGTTGAGACAATTCCACCTGATttcgaccccatgtgtttccgaGTATAACTGCCCTCCACGGGGGTTtcctggctgtgacctttcggacaccgatcgccaggtctttcttctgagaagcttctgggaggattcaaaccaccaacttttggttggtagcccagtgcttaaccatttgtgccacccagaggacCTGGTACTGCAATAGCAGTGCACTCTGCcttctcctcatttatcaactatctcattatctgacatttcacatttatgacaacagtaaaaatcTAGTGTCCaattattttgcacattaatgatgcaTGTCTAGCAGTAATGCCtgctgaggtgtgaggcaagagtaatgctgactTTGATGGTTATGGCTATGTgacaccttggctgggccatgattctcagttgtttggcagtcAAGTAATGAtttgatttggcagttatgtaatgatgtaatttgaaagTTATGTGATGATAtacttatcctccattttgtgatctgatgttgtcatcctccatttttgctcaATGCtcattttgcataatgacctggtctttggaacctaatcatgttAATAGGTGGGAAGACAGTGTATTCACAGGCACAGGTCCTGCcatgggttaagagctcagtcaaTCGAGCAGTGATGATTAATTATAATCAGGATTCTGAGGATTATTGTGATGAGCGGCTAGTCTCAATGGGTCTCTGTGCTCCTCCTCAGATTGATTTCCCTCTGCCTGGCTTTGGAAACCAACCCTTCCCACCCCATCACTTGCTCTGGCTGCTTGAATGCACCTTCTGCATGCGGATGAGGAAGGAGTCGATGAAGTCCCGTGGGGAGCTGGGGTCCAGTGTGCGCTGGTTCTGCTCCACTTTCTTGGTTATGAAATCCTCCAGCCCGTGCAGCTCCTTAAAGGCCTGTTGCTGTGGCCCTGGTAGGTGTTTCATTACCGAGTAGAACATGTCATAGAGCTGGAGATggggagagaagaagggaaaggaagggcaGCAGTCAGTGGGCAGAATCCAATGGGAATGGAGCCTTGTCTCAGGGCAAGGAAGGTACTGGGTTCAAGACACTTGTCCAAGTGTTTAGGTATTTAGGTGAGGCTGGATGGAAGTGTATATCTAAGATTACAGATGAGTTATGTGTGAGGGTACCTGCCCAAGAGTTTAGGTGAGATGGATCGGGGCACACATCCAGGTGTTCATATATTCAAGGGAGCTTGGGTTGGTAGGTATCTGTCCAGGTGTGTAGGCACTCAGATGGGCTAGGCTGGGACTCTTGTCCACATATTTAGGTATTTAGGGGATTTGGATTGGAGGCTTCTGTACAGGTATTTATGTATTAAAGTGGGCCTGGTTTCAGGGATACCTGTTCAGGTGTTCAGATATTTAAGTGGGCTGCATAGGGTGCACCTCTGTAGGTGTTCACTTGGGCTGGATTGGAGGACATTTATTTGGGTGTTTGAGGAGAAATCTGTACAGGTGTGTAGGGGTCTTATTGGGGTACCTGTCCAGATGTTCAGGTATTTAAGTAGACTGGGTAGGAGGCACTGTCTAGATACTCTGGTAGGGGACACCTGTATAAGTGTCAGAGGATTTGGGTAGGCTGAATTTTGCAGCACCAGGGATTCAGGTGCTTAGGTATTTGGGAGGTGGGCTGAGTAGACAGCACCTGCTAGATATTAAGGTAAGTTGGACTGGGACCACCTAGGTGAGAGAGCTGTGCTGAGGGCATATATGTTGAGATATCCAGGTGTCCTTGGAGCCTGGGTATTGGGGACTTCTCCTGAGTTGTAGTGCAACTGTTCAGTTGTCCAGGAGTGGGGCTGGTTTTGAGTAGGGGCTGTCTTGAGGAGGAGTATCTGCCTCTGTGTGGGGGAGAAGCtggcaggttttgctaaaggcATGGTagtgcctggcagagactggTTACCTGTCCGGTAGCGGTAGCTGTGAACTGGAAGCTTCCCAGCATCATACGCAGCAGTGACAGGAACTCTTTATCTTCATAGGCAAAACGGTCCCCAAAGGCAATGGAGCTGATGACGTTGGAGACTGCACGGCTCAAGAAGTAGGTGGGATCGACGAAGGCGcctgggaggggggtgggggtgaggaggggaGGCAGGGAGATACCAGGATCGGGGAGTTAACTCTGGGGTCTGACACCAGTCTGAGAATTCCCGGAGGTCACTGAAGTGATCAGACCCCAGAGCTGGGACCCTGGACGCCTTTCCCCAACCTGGTCCCTGCTTGGGGCCTGAGCGCCTGGGTCCTTCCCGCTGGGTTTTTCCCTTCTGCTTCCTGCGCACTCCGGGTCGCTGCTCACCGCATGTGCCTCGCAAGGTCTCCACGAGGAAGCCGGCCTCCTCCTGGATGCGCTCTTCAATGCCGCGCTTGCCCACCCCGAAGTCCCGTAGCGTGGTGATGGAGAAGCGCCGGAGCTGCTTGGCCCGCTCCCCCTCGCTGAACGCCACGCCTGGAGGGGCGAGCAAAGGGGCCGAGGTCAGAGAAGGACAGAGACAGGGCACAAACCGCCCCGAGGGACTTCTGAGAGGTGGGGAGAAAGGGGCAGAGAGGGAGTGAGAGAAAGGGCACAGAGCCACaaactagagagagagagaaacccagAGTCAGAGATAGAGAAATGCAGAAAGAGATAGAGACCTCATTGGAGGAAGGGAAACAGATGAGGGAGGAAGGCAAGACAGATAAGACAGAAACAGAGATACAGAGATTTGTGCACCAAGAGAGGtaggcagaaggagaaaaaaggagaaatgaagtatGTGGAAAGCTGAGAGGCTgaaataaaattgtgaagaattcTATAACTAagctggagaagaaagaaaaaatcagggagggagaaacagagagacaaGCTCTGGAAATTCTtaccaggagacagagacacaggGGTTTTGAAGCAGAAAGCCCTCAATCCAAATCCCCTAAATACCTAAATATGGGGAACAAGTGTCTCCAACCTAGCCTACCTGAGTGCCTAGACACGTGGACAGCTATCTACCAATCCAACCTCACCAAAGTATGTGAACAACTGAATGTGTGCCCCAATCAATCTCCCCTGAATTCTTGGACAAGTATCCTCACACTTAACCCACCTGAAAACTTACATATATACTTCCATCCATCCCCACCTAAGACCTTAGGGTAAGATCCTAAGAcaaaggaaggagagagtggcagagaaacaccagaaaacacagaagcagagaatgagaaaaagacaaaggtacagggtagctatgagtcagaatccactcgacagcttTGGGTTATACAGAGGTCCAGGGCTCCCTGGATATACCAAGATATTCTACCAAACAGAAATACCAAGATATTCTACTAAGAGATGGAGAGATACACAGAAAGAAGACACATCTGTGAGAGGGAAACAGAGataaagacagagagaggcaggagaAATGGAACCACAGAAACTCTAAAACAGGTTAGTGAAAGACCAGGGAGAGCCCTCAATGAGCAGAGATGGGGACCAAAAGACTTGGGCGAGGGGTCCGCCACAGTCTGGAATGGGCAGGTTACTTAAGGGGAgaagctggggaaactgaggccgttGGGTCTGCCTGAGCACATCCCCACCCAGGTCCCCTCACCGTAGCCTTTGAAGAGCCAGTCGAAGGTGGCCTGCTCCCCTCGCCCACTGAATTCCTCAGCCTGGTCCATGAGAGCCTCCTTCACAGCGTCGTATCCCCACAGTACCACGACCCGTCGGGGCCCCAGGTGGACCGTGAACACCGAACCATAGCGCTCACTGAGCTGGTGGAGGTGGGTGAGAGTGGTTAGAGGGAGCAGCTGCTACCTCTGACCTGGCCCTGTACCCAGACCCCACGAACTGGGGTCCATTTTCCCCAGGTTCTAACAGTCAAGTGGCTGAACTTCCCAACATCTGGTTTTTCCTGGCTAGGCCCCTGATATGGAACCTCCAAAACTCCTCTGTCCTAGGACTCTGGTCCAGTTTTGTCAGTCCCCTTCCACAAAGTCTTCCCCCATTTCTGACCCCATTACACCCATCGCCCTGCCTCCTGACACCTTCTTCAGGGAGTTGTACATCTGCTCTGTGTTCAGCTGCAGGTAGTTCCCGATGAAAGGCAATGGAGTGGGCCCAGGGGGAAGCTTCCCCCAGAGCTTCCTTTGTCGCCAGACAGACATCAAGACCATTACAGACAGGCAGGTCAGCAAAGCCACCAGAAGCATCCCTGAGGCCAGCATAGTGGCAGTGACAGTGATGATCGAATATGGATGGCTTGGGGTGATTTGCCTTTATACTACTTGGGGAGAGGGGTGGACTTTGGTCCTGATTATACAATTGTCTCATTTCACCTCCCAATTACACCCTCCACCCTGCATCCCGCCTAGCTTGGGACGCAGCCAGCAAGGGAGGAGGGGAAACTCAGAGCAGATTAACAGGGAATGGGACTCAAGACTGAATTTGTGACTCCAGGGCTTTGAATTTGAGGGGAGAGGAGATAAACTCCAGAACTGAATGTTTTGGAGAGTCTTCATAGGGGAGCCCTTTGGAGTCTCAGGGTGGATTTGGGAGTCTCAGAAGAGAAAACTCCAAGGATATGGATCCAAGGGtattggagtgagatgagatGTGTGGCTGTGGatttgggttttgtgtgtgtgtgtgtgtgtgtgtgtgtgtgtgagagagagagagagagaggagggatgtATATTTAAGGGTCTCTGGAGGAGATATTCCACGGATATGAATTTGAAGGTCTTGGAATGAAGAAAGTCTGATGGTTGTAGATGTGGAGTTCCTGAGACCCCAGCAGCAGTGTCCTGGAGTCAGCCCTTGACCCCAGGTGTTAACCTCCTTTTTTCTTGAATTCAGTGCTGTGCCTTGATGACCAGAATCTTCATTGGAGCTTCAAAGCGAGAACAGAGTGGGTGCCATAGAACCCCCACTGTCCTCCTCTGGTTGGGAAAGAAGTGGAGGAAGGTAGAATGACAGGGTCACATTTCACTGGAACTTGCCAGAGAATTGGAGAAGAGTAACTCATGGCCTCTGGCAGAGGGACTGGCCAGGTCTTGGGAAATAACAACTTCCAGTATGGTAACAAAAAATCCCACCTGTCTCAAGGGTTATAACTTACAAATAGTCCCACCAAGTCCCTACCCTGATCATTAGGGAAGCCCACAAGGTTGATTGTACCATTTctatcattattattgttgttattaaccTTAGCGTTTCCCATTTTATATATGGGCATACTAAAGACAGGAAACAGAGAGTAGGCAGGGGGAGCATGTGTGAGGGGCCCTTAAGCCAAGGGTCTTGAATTCCTGTCTCTCCTACTTTGCATTCTCAGTTTAcccttctctgggccttggtttctctACCTGTGGAAAGGAAGTATTTGGGAACAGGTGGTTATATGTGGGAATATGTTAAGTCTCCTTTTGGGGTGATTCTTGGTTTTTCAAGGGCTGCTATTAgcaggtggagccctggtagtgtagtggttaagagctccgccattaaccaaaagttcagcagttcaaatctactagctgctccttgggaacctatggggcagttctactgtgtcccatagggtcgctattagttggaactgactcaatggcaacgggttgtaTTAGCAGGTAGAGGAAACTATATAGCAGGAAAGATTTGGATAAACGCCAATGCTGGGAACCCTGGAATGCTGTTGGCAGGAGTAGAGAAAGATTGGATGGTCTACTGTCCTTCCTTCATTGAAATTCTGCCTTAATAATAAAGGCAGATACCGTTTGTTGAGTGGCTACTGTATTCCAGGAAGATTAAGTCTATGTTTTCATGatcttaaagagccctggtggcacaatggttaagcgctcagctactctccaaaaggtcagtggttcgaacccaccagctgctccgtgggtaaagctgtggcgatctgcttctgtaaagtcttggaaaccctatggggcagttctcctctgtcctatagggttgctatgagttaaaatcggcttgatggcatgggtttggttttgggttttagttaTTCATGATCTTATTGAATCTTTATAACAGTGAGGGCTGATTCATTAGCATCCTCATTTTGCAGAGCAGAAGACTAAGCCACTTGTTCAAGTTGACACAAGTAGTAAGTGAGAGAGCTAGGATTTGACCTTCTTCCCTTTTCGCTTTATTTACCTGTCTATCTCACCCTGAAGGTCAAGTAGGGATCAAGTGTAGCACCAGGTGGGTGCTGAGACTGGCACCAGGATTGGATACAGGCATTACATTGGTAGGTTTTGATATCGGCATCCAGGTAGGCCTGGGAGGGTTTATGTTATTGGCATTGGGATTGTCCCCAGGTAGACACTGGGATTGAAAACAAGTTGGCACTGAGCATGATTTCAGGAGAACATTAAGGGAGCCACTTCTCATGTCAAGAGGCCCCTGAGAGTGGGCCCTTGTGGTCATTGAGGTTGGCTTCAGGAGGACATATGGGTGGTACCATATAGGCTCTGAGATTGGCTCCAGCAGGCCAAGCTCAGATGGATGCCGGGATTAGTAATATGTGAGCCTGACATTGGCCTTAGCCAGGCCCTGAGATGGCTCTGAGGGTTGAACCAGGAAAGACACAAGGAGGGCACCCTGCTAAGGGCCACAAACCTTGGACAAGTGGAGGTGGGTGAGGATGGCATTTCCAGGACTGGCATCTTGCTCAGAGAATTCCAGGCTGCTGGATTCTGAGACCTTTGGGTAGGGAACAAAGGGCAGAGAGCAACGCAAAGGGAGGAAAGTTGCTTGTTGGTTTTGGAGGGGGATGATGTGGGAAAGAGGGTTAGTGTGGGCTTGGCAGGTATCAGTCCCCTTAATCCCAATCACCAGCCGGGGCCCCTCCTGTTCCCCCTTGTTTCTTGAAATGGAGGGTGATAGAAATTTGGGGAGTTTGTTTCTCAATGAGGTTGGCACCAGGAAAGGTATTGAGTGTTTGGGCAGGCTTCCATGAGCTGGACATTGGGCAAGAGGGTCAGATTGCAGAGGACCAAAGCACAAAGGTACTTGGAGACAGAGAAGTTATGATTCTTTGACCTTGTCGATGAACatgaaatgagagggcagagtatGAAATCACATGCCTTACCTCCTGAGGCAGGACATATGCCAGGGGGTGGTGGCTCAGCGATGGTCTCCCAGTGTGAGCTAGTGGTGAACCCAAGCAAATCCCTTCCCCTTGCTGGGCTTCCATTTCCCTTTCTGAAGGGActgtacagtagttaagaacaaAGTTAAGACATGGATTGGAGTCCTAGCCTTATCCCTTCCTTGAAGTGTAATCTTGAATAAATAATTTCATGTCTTTGAGCAGTATGGGGTGAGCCATATGGGGCCAAAGGCAGCACCTGTCTCTTGGGGGCCTTTTTTTGTGAGGAGTGAATGGTTActacatgtaaagtacttaggGGGTCGTAAGTGCTTAATAAGTGTTAGGTGTTCGTATTATTAACCTGTAGGATGAAGGAGATGGAGGAGAGGCTCTAAATTCCTGGCTTTCACATTCTCTGGTCTAAAGTTGCCAAAACTTTGGGAAAGGGAAAAGGTGGAGAGAGAGTTTGGGGGAAACTCTCTTCCTACACCTTCCTCAGCACAGATAAGCCTTACCCCGTGGAGCTAAATAGGAAATCGATCTTCTGGGAAACTTTGTGAAGGAGTGTGTAGATTAGGCAGTATCTGGAGAATTGGTGAAGGTCCCTGAGTGGATAAATGGTTTGCATTTGCCTACTGATGAAatagttgatggtttgaacccacccagcgacagaagaaagacctggttatctccttctgtaaagattgtggccaagaaaaccctgtggagcagttctgccctgtgacacatggggttgccacgagttggaatggactcaaagccaacaggtttgtttgtttgttcgtttgtggTTTGAGAATGGGCATGTGAAGATTAGACTCTCAGGTTGTTTTGGACAGACAGGGAGCCCTGCATAGGACTTTGTCCATGTGTCTTTCTCAGTCTCTCTTCCCCTTGTCCCTGACTTcgcctttttttctctctctctgcttccctgAATGCCAGCCTGTCCCTCCATATCCTCATGTGCTTCTGGGTCTCTTTATGATTTTTTCATTTCATCTGGTGGGTTCTCCTAGATGCCTCTGTCATGTTTGTCTTTACTCATACATCTGCCTGTGTGCCATTCAGGtatctgtgtatgtctgtgtgcacATGTGTTTCAGGGTGACCATACTGATATATGATTTTATGTATACACCTGTATTTGtggcatgtgtgtgagtgtgcatgataAGTGAGTATCCATAGCAGATTGTCTACATGTACATATGATTATGATTGCGTGTGTCCATGCCCATGTACCTGAGTGCACACCAATCTCTGCATCTGTTGGTGTGTGTGGAGCATGAGTGTAGACATGCCTCTTGGGGGATGTTTACTTGTGCAGTTCTGTGTCCGGACTGATACCTGACTGCATAATGacatctgtgtgtgtgcatgtaccactGGGTGATTCAGGTAAATGTGTGGATGTTTCTCTGAGGCACTCTGGTGTAGGAGTGTAGGCATTAGAGTTGACATTGCATACCCACGAGCTTCTTTGTGTTTCTATTCAAACATAGCCCTGGCCCAGCTCCATTTCCTTTCTCAGAAAACAAACAATTCCCTTATTTTTCAGGGTATTTACCTCCTTCCATTTTCAAGGATCACACTAAGTAGAAATAGCCTCCATGGGACAGGTGTGTTGTGAGAGCGTTCTCCAGGTTATTTACTTCCCACTAAATCATTTAAATATTGTCGAAGAATGTTCTGTTTCCCACAGCGTCACCCCAACCTCCTAGTCAATTCAGCAAATTTAACAGAGTGACTCAGCCAGTGTTCAATAAACCCAGAACTCCGTGCAAGCCCTGGGCCCTGCCCTCATGCAGCTCTCACTCCACAGGGGAGACAGACCCCTATGAGACAGTGGAAGCTCAGAATGGACACTGCTGAAAAGGGGAGGCATAGGCGGAGGTGTTAGGGCTGAGACAGGGAAAGCACAGGAAGACGGGTCAGGGCCAGGATAGGGGAGACTCCCATGGGACCTGTGGGAGCCCAGAAATGGCACCTCACTTAACCTGGCGGGAAGAGGTTCAGGGAAGACCATATGAAGGCTAAGTAGGAATTTTTCATGGACAGTGCAGTGCTATGGAttacttttatgtggcctttctagccatcatcttgtaactcccacccaagtgattgggtgtgactgtgcaaataaggcaattgtggcccaccaagggaattgctcggttttgtcttaaaagagagccaattccagaacagagagagaggatCCCATCACCACTGAGAAAGAACAAGCAGGAGcggaaagcatgtcctttggacctagaatgtctgggctgagaagctcctagaaccaggaaacagggagagagagaatccttgagaagcagtggcagagaaacaatgGCAGGAGACGGtttggtgggcttcccagcccacagagcaaggaagctgtctttcagCAAGAGCCTTGTTGACAGActggggtgcttctgggcacttatcagcagagctaaaagagctttgtaacacttgccctagcagggcagaggctgagggccagagaagcATGCCTATGAGCACAGCTGGGagaaggctgtcctgatggaaaaactgtatcctgagcattcctgaacctaaattgtaacctgctactttcctaataaaccccataactgtgagtattatctgtgagttctgtatggccattgcaatgattTATCGAACGCAATGATACAGCACTGTggaagggacagttggtgtcaggattggtaaagatggtggagagaggaagcatgcctgacctctgcctcctaggaatcagccttgggctgttgatcttgattctccttaccCCGTGTGAAATTAGGGGAGGTCAGAcgctgcccccatgccattttcacAGAGGGATAGACTTGGGAGAGTTCGTTCCTGGCAGAACAAACAGCAGGGATGACGGCAAGAAGGCACATGAAGCATGGTTGAGTGTGACTAGAGCTTAGAGATTTGGGGCCATGTTCCCTGGTGAGAGTGGAACCACGTGCAGGGGCCAGATCATATAGAGCCTTATGTGATTTGGTAAGGAGCCTGGACTTTGTCCTGAGGGCAGTGGGGAGCCACAGAAGGGTTTTAAGTAGGAGAACAAAAGTCGTGTTTCAGAAAGATTTCTGATTTTTCGAGGTAAAGAGACTAGAAGTTGA
Protein-coding sequences here:
- the LOC126085376 gene encoding cytochrome P450 2A13-like isoform X1, giving the protein MLASGMLLVALLTCLSVMVLMSVWRQRKLWGKLPPGPTPLPFIGNYLQLNTEQMYNSLKKLSERYGSVFTVHLGPRRVVVLWGYDAVKEALMDQAEEFSGRGEQATFDWLFKGYGVAFSEGERAKQLRRFSITTLRDFGVGKRGIEERIQEEAGFLVETLRGTCGAFVDPTYFLSRAVSNVISSIAFGDRFAYEDKEFLSLLRMMLGSFQFTATATGQLYDMFYSVMKHLPGPQQQAFKELHGLEDFITKKVEQNQRTLDPSSPRDFIDSFLIRMQKEKKNPNTEFCMKNLVLTTLNLFFAGTETVSTTLRYGFLLFMKHPDVWAKVQEEIDLVIGKNRQPKFEDRAKMPYTEAVIHEIQRFTDMIPMGVARRVTKDTKFRDFFIPKGTEVFPVLGSVLRDTKFFSNPQDFNPQHFLDEKGQFKKNDAFVPFSIGKRYCFGEGLARMELFVFFTTILQNFCLKSPQSPEDIDVSPKHVGFATIPRTYTMSFLPR
- the LOC126085376 gene encoding cytochrome P450 2A13-like isoform X2 — its product is MLASGMLLVALLTCLSVMVLMSVWRQRKLWGKLPPGPTPLPFIGNYLQLNTEQMYNSLKKVSGGVAFSEGERAKQLRRFSITTLRDFGVGKRGIEERIQEEAGFLVETLRGTCGAFVDPTYFLSRAVSNVISSIAFGDRFAYEDKEFLSLLRMMLGSFQFTATATGQLYDMFYSVMKHLPGPQQQAFKELHGLEDFITKKVEQNQRTLDPSSPRDFIDSFLIRMQKEKKNPNTEFCMKNLVLTTLNLFFAGTETVSTTLRYGFLLFMKHPDVWAKVQEEIDLVIGKNRQPKFEDRAKMPYTEAVIHEIQRFTDMIPMGVARRVTKDTKFRDFFIPKGTEVFPVLGSVLRDTKFFSNPQDFNPQHFLDEKGQFKKNDAFVPFSIGKRYCFGEGLARMELFVFFTTILQNFCLKSPQSPEDIDVSPKHVGFATIPRTYTMSFLPR